The proteins below are encoded in one region of Triticum aestivum cultivar Chinese Spring chromosome 1B, IWGSC CS RefSeq v2.1, whole genome shotgun sequence:
- the LOC123134336 gene encoding putative F-box/LRR-repeat protein At3g58880, with product MGTRVPPVPMDPAAAAKSRRDRHDPDEMEGLFSRMLSRTRNVLPDPPVSVDGRLFAHLPHDFVDCISRLPDVLLGNIVSRLPVKEAARTAALSRRWRGVWRSTPLVLVDSHILPADAGTAVARADARRITSAVSRILAAHPGPFRCVHLTSSYMEEFDGLLRRWLQILADKGIEELILINRPMPLGCLLRSTFFLPSTFLGMTTLTCLYLGLWKFPDTTGVKRVTFFPNLRELGLCTVLMESKDLDFILDRSPVLETLCVESNIFKLGLRLVSQSIRCVKIILSFFEEIAVVDAPCLERLILSGGWTKDGVCTKVKIGHAPKLHSLGYLDSENHVLEFGNTVIKAGTKTSPSTMVPSVRILALEVRCGVRSYAKMIPTVLRCFPNVETLHIMSGETGQPSGKHNLEFWNESGTIKCIRSCIKLLVFHDFRGDRSELAFLKFFFKSALVLEEALIVMANGSFTSMEDMLSKVKPLGSMKRASSDSTITINPQGGSIWNFKKASDFSLCDPFAND from the exons ATGGGCACCCGGGTGCCGCCCGTTCCCATGGATCCCGCGGCCGCGGCGAAGTCCCGCCGCGACCGCCATGACCCGGACGAGATGGAGGGCCTCTTCTCCCGCATGCTCTCCCGGACCCGCAACGTCCTCCCAGACCCGCCCGTCTCCGTCGACGGCCGCCTCTTCGCTCACCTCCCCCACGACTTCGTCGACTGCATCAGCCGCCTCCCCGACGTGCTCCTCGGCAACATCGTCTCCCGCCTCCCAGTCAAGGAAGCCGCGCGCACGGCCGCGCTCTCCCGGCGCTGGCGTGGGGTCTGGCGCTCCACCCCGCTCGTCCTCGTCGACTCTCACATCCTCCCCGCAGACGCAGGCACCGCGGTCGCGCGCGCCGACGCGCGGCGCATCACCTCCGCCGTCTCCCGCATCCTCGCCGCGCACCCGGGTCCCTTTCGCTGCGTCCACCTCACCAGCAGCTACATGGAAGAGTTCGATGGCCTGCTCAGGCGCTGGCTCCAGATCCTCGCCGACAAGGGCATCGAGGAACTCATCCTCATCAACCGCCCAATGCCGCTCGGCTGCCTTCTCCGCTCCACGTTCTTTCTCCCCTCCACGTTCTTAGGCATGACCACCCTCACCTGTCTCTACCTCGGCCTCTGGAAGTTCCCCGACACGACCGGCGTCAAGCGCGTCACCTTTTTCCCTAACCTCCGTGAGCTTGGGCTCTGCACCGTCCTCATGGAGAGCAAGGATTTGGACTTCATCCTCGACAGGAGCCCCGTGCTTGAGACGCTCTGTGTGGAAAGCAATATTTTCAAGCTTGGCCTTCGCCTTGTCAGCCAAAGCATCCGGTGCGTGAAGATCATCCTGTCCTTCTTTGAGGAAATCGCTGTGGTGGACGCCCCATGCCTGGAGCGACTCATCCTATCAGGAGGTTGGACCAAAGACGGTGTCTGTACCAAGGTGAAGATCGGCCATGCCCCCAAGTTGCACTCGCTTGGATACTTGGATTCAGAAAATCATGTCCTAGAGTTCGGCAACACTGTCATCAAG GCTGGGACAAAGACGAGCCCAAGCACCATGGTACCAAGTGTGAGGATCCTGGCTTTGGAGGTGCGTTGTGGAGTCCGCAGTTATGCCAAGATGATCCCGACTGTCCTCAGATGCTTTCCGAATGTTGAGACGCTCCACATCATG TCTGGAGAAACTGGTCAACCCTCTGGCAAGCACAACCTTGAGTTCTGGAATGAGTCTGGTACCATAAAATGCATCCGCTCATGCATCAAGCTGCTGGTTTTCCATGATTTCCGAGGGGATCGAAGTGAGCTTGCTTTCCTCAAGTTTTTCTTTAAGAGTGCGTTGGTGCTGGAGGAGGCGTTGATAGTGATGGCAAATGGAAGTTTCACTTCGATGGAGGATATGCTTTCCAAAGTGAAGCCTCTGggatccatgaaacgggccagttCAGACTCCACAATCACGATTAATCCCCAAGGAGGTAGCATTTGGAACTTCAAGAAAGCATCCGACTTTTCTCTTTGCGACCCTTTCGCGAACGACTGA